Part of the Pirellulales bacterium genome is shown below.
CGATGCCCCAACCGCACGAGATCGACACTCGGTATGCCGCGGCGGAGATCGTCCACCCGCTCCCGGCCGACTCGTCGCAGCTCGCGGTGGTGATGGCTGCGTCCGAAGGGCATGACATGGTGATCGTCGGCCCCCCGGGTACGGGGAAAAGTCAGACGATTGCGAATCTGATTGCGCAGTGCCTCTCCGTCGGCAAGACCGTGCTGTTTGTCGCCGAGAAGACGGCGGCCCTCGATGTGGTGCACCGCCGGCTCAAGGCGCACGGGCTGGGGGACTGCTGCGTCGAACTCCACTCGAACAAGGCCGAGCGAAGGCGATTCCTCGATCAGCTGGAGGTTTCCTGGAAACATCGTGGCAATGGGAAGGCGTCCGATTGGGTGACAATCAACGAGCGGTTGCAAGTCCGCCGTGACCAACTCAATGCCTATGCAGCGGCGGTGCATGCGGCCGAGCCTAACGGTTGGACCGCTTACCGCGCGATGGGAGAATGCGTGCGGGGCCGTCAGGTGGAGACGCCCCGCCTCGATTGGCCCGCGTCGGTCCTCCATGATCAAGCGGAGTATGCGCGGCTCCAAGCGACCGTTGCGGAGCTCGCTGCGACGTTCCAGGCGGTTCCGGCTGAGGCGGCGCTGTCGCGGGTGCAGGCGACCGAGTGGTCGATGGCTTGGGAGAACGGGCTATTGGAATCCTGTCGACAGCTCGAGTCGGCATCCGCATCGCTGGCGGCGGCGATCACCGCGTTCTCAGCGAAACTGGGAGCTCCGGAATTGGCGGACATCTCTTCGACGCAGCTGACCCACCTCTACCGGTTGGCGCAGGAGCTCACTCGACCAAGTCTCCCTGCGGCTGACCTCCTGCTCCACGAACGTCTGGACACGCTCCAGTCAGCATTAGAAGAACGACGTGGGCTCGTCGAACAAAGCGACCACGCGAATGCGTCGCTGGAGGGCGCGCTGCTCGGATTCTGCGAAGCGATCGGCGCCTCACCCGGCGGGCAGGTCCCCGAAGCCATGAAGCGCCCGTTGTATCGCCTCGCCAACGAGTTGGTGCGACCTGAGCTACCGCCACCCGAACTCGTGTTCCACCAGCAGTTTGAGGTCCTGACGCAAGCCCTCGCTGACCGGCCGGCGCAACTGCGGATTCGCGATCAGGCTTTCGAGGCGCTCGAAGCGCGTTGGTTCAATCCCGCTCTCATCGAACGAATCAATATCAACGACTTGGAAGCCGAGTGGGCGAAGGCCTCCGGGTCATTCTGGCCGCTGTCGCTTTTGAAGAAGAGCGGCGTGAAGAAGAAGTTGAAGGCCTACATGAAAGCGGAGGGAACATCCCAACCCGACATCGACCTGCCGCTGCTCGTTGAATACCGAGAGGCGCGTGACCGCCTGACGGAAAACCTCGCTACTCTCGGCCTGCCGCCGCACCTGCAAGCAGCCGTTGAAAAAGACGCCGGCGCGCTGGACTCCCAGCTCCCCTTGGCCGTGCGACTGCGGGAAGCGATCATCGCGGCGGGACTCACCCCGGACGGGGTCGGCAAGACATCCCGCGGCGCCCTCGAACCGCTGACGGTGGCGGCGCGGCGGCTCTATCCGCCTGGGCGGGAGGTCGAGACCCTGCGCGTGAGCCTGATAGAGAATCTCGCGGCGCTCGGCTTGCCTCCCGAGCTTCAGGCAGAGGTAACCCGGGACGCCAGCGCACTGGACGCGCAGGTGAAGGCGGCTCGGAGTATCCGCGAGGCGGCTGCCCCCTTGGGTTTCTCGGGCGATCTCGCAACTCAAGCGTTGCAAACCATGCTGGCGGCGGAAGAGCAGTCTCGCTGCCAGGCGGCCGCCGACTGCTGCCGAGCGGCCAAGGCGTTCCAAATCGCTTGGGTGGCCTACACCAAACAAGCCCTCTCGCAGCCGGTCGCACCCGAGTCGACAACCGTGGTCGCCGACGCGGCCGCCCAAGCGCAGCTCGTGCTGGCTCGCCGCACGGCGCTGAAGCAGTGGACGGCATGGGTGGCGATCAAGAAGCGGTCCGAGCAGCTTGGCCTGGGGACGTTCGTCGAGGCGCTACAGACGGGACAGCTGACGGCGGCAGCAGCCGCGGCCCAGTTTCAGTTAGCCTACGCTCGCTGGTGGCTTCCGGCGGTAGTCGACAAGCGCGAGCCGCTGCGAGCGTTCCAAAAGTTTCTCCAGGAAGATGCGATCGAAGATTTTTGCAGCCTGGACGACCAGGCCCGCCGCGCTGCGGCGCCGAGGGCTCGGCACGCCGTGGTCCACGGGCTGCCACCGACCGACCAGGTCCCGCGCAAGTCGGAACTGGGGCTGCTGCGTCATCAGATGGGACTCAAACGCCCGAGCAAGTCGATCCGCGAGGTGATTGGGGGCATGCCCGACACGTTCGGTAAGCTGGCGCCGTGCCTGCTAATGTCGCCCCTGTCGATTGCGCAGTACCTGCCGGCCGACCAGGCGCTGTTCGACGTGGTGGTGTTCGACGAGGCATCCCAAATCGCCACCTGGGATGCGATCGGCGCGATCGCCCGTGGCAAGCAGACGATTATTGTCGGCGACCCCAAACAGCTCCCCCCCACGAACTTCTTTGGCCGGACCGACAGTGATGAGGATAGCGCGGAACTGGAAGACCACGAAAAGGACCTGGAGAGTATCCTGGACGAGGCGCAAGCGTCGGGATTGCCCACGCTTCAGCTCAATTGGCACTACCGCAGCCGGCATGAATCGCTGATCGCGTTCTCGAACTGGAACTATTACGGCAACCAGCTCGTGACGTTCCCCGCTGCCGAGTCAGAGGACCGTGGCGTCTCGTTGAAGCACGTGAAAGGGGCGCTCTACGACCGGGGCAAGAGCCGCACCAACCGCCAAGAGGCGGAGGCGATCGTCGCGGACGCGGTGGAGCGGATGCGGCGCTGCCTGGGCAAGCCAGAAGCCGAGAGGCTCACCTATGGCGTGGTGACCTTCAACAGTCAGCAGCAGGAGTTGATTCAGGACCTCTTCGATGAGGCGCAGCGGCAGCACCCCGAGCTGGAGTGGTTCTTCTCCGACGATCGCATCGAACCGACGGCCGTAAAAAATCTGGAAAACGTCCAGGGAGACGAACGGGACGTGATGATGTTCTCAATCACGTTTGGCTTCGACGCGGCGGGGAAGTTCCCGGTCGATTTTGGGGCGATCAATCGCGACGGGGGCGAGCGTCGCCTCAATGTGGCGGTCACCCGGGCGCGGCAAGAGCTGGTGGTCTTCTCCTGCTTCTTGCCCGACCAGCTTCGCGCCGAACGGTCGGGCGCCCGCGGCGTCCATGACCTCAAGGCGTTTCTGGAATACGCCGAGAAAGGGCCCGAAGCGATCGTCGCACGGGTCGAGGGGTCGTTGGGGGGATTCGAGTCGCCGCTCGAAGAAGCGGTCGCCGCGGCGCTGGAAGAGCGGGGCTGGCGCCTCGACGCCCAGGTGGGCGTTTCCGGGTTCCGGATTGATCTAGGGGTCCTGCATCCTGACAAGCCGGGAGCCTACCTCGCGGGCGTCGAGTGCGACGGCGCGACGTATCATCGCTCGGCGGTGGCGCGGGATCGTGACAAGACCAGGCAGCAGGTTTTGGAGAACTTGGGGTGGACGATCCTGCGGGTCTGGTCCACCGACTGGTGGTACGACCCGGAGTCGGCGATTGAGCTGATCCACGAGGCCCTCAACGAGCAATTGGAACTGACTCGCCAAGCAGCGGCTGATGAGGCGCCTGCCGACGGCTTCGAGACACCGCTGAGCAACGATGGGGAGGAGCCACTTGATTCTTTGCCGAAGGCGCCCGGCGGCAGCGAACCGGGCGACTTGCCGGCGGACGACGACGTTACAGAGTTTGGAGAGGTGCAAGCGACGGAGACCGTTGCACGCCCTCAACTTGTCGCGAAGCAATCGCCCCGGGCAGACCGGCCGCGCTACGTCCGCGCCGCGTTGGCTGACGCATCGACTAATCAAGACCGCTTCTTTGACGACGACTATACCGAAACGCTTCAAGGCATGGCGCAGGCCGTCCTCGAGTCGCAAGGACCAATTCTCGACGACGCGTTGGCGCGGGAGGTGGCCAGGGCGCACGGGATTGGCAGAACGAGCGCCCGGATCAAGCAGCGGGTATTGCAGCTATTGCCCGGCGTCACCTCGACTGTCGAGCCGGTAGGAACGTTCCTGTGGCCCGGCGGCGCCGCCCAAGAATCGATCCCTTTTCGCTACTCGGCAGACGACGCGGAGCGTCGCAGCATCAACGAGGTCGCCATGCCGGAGCTTGTCGGCCTCGTTCGCGGGCGTCCCGACCTCGTGGCGAGCGACGATCCTGCGCTCGCGTTGGCTCGGGAGATCGGGCTTGCGCGACTCGCCCGCTCGGCAAGGGAGCGGCTGGAGGAAGCATTGGAGTCTTGCAGTACCGATCGGTAACGACGCTGGTTCGGCCCGCCATGGGCAAGATGCACCTATCCATTCAATTCCCCGAGTTCATCGTCTTTACTTGCAACGCGTAGGGCGGGAGTAGTTACCGGTGTTCAAGTTCTTGCACGCGGCGGACATTCATCTGGACAGCCCCTTGAGGGGATTGGATCGGTACGAGGGCGCGCCGGCCGATCAGATCCGCGGCGCGACTCGCCGGGCTTTCGAGAATCTGGTCAAGGTCGCGTTGCGCGAAGACGTCGCCTTCGTGGTGCTCGCGGGCGATCTCTACGATGGGGATTGGCGGGACTTCAACACGGGGCTCTTCTTCGTCAAACAGATGGCGAGACTGAAGGAGGCGGGCATCCCTGTGTATGCGGTCAGTGGCAATCACGACGCGACGAGCCGGATCACACGCAGCCTCCCCTTGCCCGAGAATGTTCATTGGTTCCCAACCGGGGAGGCGACGACGGTTCGCGTTGTCGGGGTCGACGTGGCGATCCACGGCCAGAGTTTTGCGGAGCAATGCACGACAGACGACTTGGCGAAGAGCTATCCCGCGGCCCTCTCCGGCGTCTTCAATCTCGGCGTGCTGCACACCAGCATGACGGGGCGAGACGGTCACGGGAGCTACGCTCCCTGTTCGGAGGCTTGCCTTCGCGACCGAGGCTACGACTACTGGGCGTTGGGTCACATTCATCAGCGGGAAGTCCTCTCGGGCGCAACGACGATCGCCTACCCCGGAAACATTCAGGGGCGGCACATCCGTGAGAACGGCCCCAAAGGCTGCTTGGTCGTACACGTCAATGACAACCTAGCCGCTGACCCGGTGTTTCAGCCGCTCGACGTACTCAGGTGGGAAGTCGCCCGAATTGGACTGGAGGACGCCGAAAGTCTCAGCGACGCCTTTGACCGAGTGAGGGACGCGCTCAGTCAATTAGTCGAACAAGCCGAGGGCCGGCTCGTTGCCGTTCGCGTGGTCCTGGAGGGGGCGACTTCCCTCTCTGAGGCGATTGCCGCCGCGGGTCGCCAGTGGGTGGCGGACGTCCGGGCGCTGGCGCTCGACATCGGTGCCGAGAGGGTCTGGCTTGAAAAAGTGGTGAACGAGACTACCTCGCCGGTCGATCGGCGGGCCGCAGCCGAAGAGGACACGCCGCGGGCGGAAGTCGCCTCGCTGGTTGAGGAGTTATTGGTGTCGGCGACTGCCGGCGCCGACATCGGCGTGGACCTCAGCGACCTCCAACTGAAACTACCCAGCGAACTTGCGGACGCACTCAGGACGGCTGACCCGGATTGGTGGCGGGACGTTCTGGGCGAGGCTCGGTCGCGGCTGCTGGCGGAGCTAAAGGGGTGAACCATGCACATTGAGCAGTTGCGACTTACAGCTTTCGGCCCGTTCACGGGAGGCTCCGTGAGTCTATGCCCGGGGCTCAACATCTTGTACGGGCCCAATGAGGCGGGTAAGAGTTCGGCCTTGCGGGCGATCCACTCGTTGCTGTTTGGCTTTCCCCCGCGGACGGCGGATAATTTCCTGCATAGCTACGGGCAACTTCGGGTCGGCGGCGTGCTAGTTCGGGGAGACGACCAGCGGCTGGAGTGCGTGAGACGTAAGGGGAATAAGGCGACGCTGCGAGACGGTGAGGACGACAAACAGCTGGACGAGAGCGTGCTCGACCGGTTCTTGGGAGCGGTCGACGCGGATTTCTTCCGCTCGGTCTTTGGGATCGATCACGAGCGGCTCCGAGCTGGGGGAGAAGAGGTGATTCGCGGGGAAGGTCGGGTCGGCGAGTTGTTGTTCGCCGCTGGCGGCGTCTCCCACCTGCGCGAGATCCAGCAGAAGCTCGAAACGGAAACGTCGCAATTATTCAGGGCAAGGGCACAGCAACCGAGCATCAACAGCGCGGTGGCTCGCTTAGACCAGCTCCGCGCCGAGGTGCGAGAAGCCCAGGTTTCTTTGGAGGAATGGGGACGGCACGACGCCGAGAGAACCAGGCTGTTGGAGCAAGCGGAGCGACTGCGAACCGAACTGGCCGACGCCGAAGCGGCCAAGGAACGGCTGTCACGGATCAGCGCGGCGTGGCCGACGCTCAGTAGCTGGAGGGCGAAATGCGAAGACCTCCAGGCGTTGGAGGAAGCCATCTTGCTGCCCATGGACGCCGAGAAGCGGCGCACGGACGCAAACGAGCAGCTGAGTCTGGCTCACTCGACTCTTCGGCTAGCCCAGGAGCAGTTGGGGCGGGTCAATGATAAGCTGGCAGAACTTCAGACGCCCGAGGCGGTCCTGGGGGAGCAAGAACGTATCGACCAGCTCTACCGACGACTCGGAAGCCACGAGAAGAACGCCGAAGACCGCGGCACGCTGGAAGCGAGAAGGCGAGCGGCCCGGAACAACGCCCGGCAGACGGTCGAAAGGCTGGGCTGGAGCGTCTCCCTCGAAGAGGTCGAGAAAAGCCGCCTAGCGGACCACAAGAAGGTCACGATCCGCTCGCTGGCGAAACAACACGGCGAGATCGTCCAGCGGCTCAGCAGCGCGAAGAAGCTCAGCGCTAAGTCGACCAAGCGACTTCAAGAACTGCAGCAGCAGCTTGCCGGCGCATCGGTCGGGAGCGAAATCAAGGCGCTCACGCAGTCGTTGGCTGAGGCAAATGCGGTGCTAGAAGTCTTCGCAGGGCTCGAGGCGAGACGGGATACGATAAGCCGACTCCGGCGTGAAGTGGACGAAGCGCTGGCTCGTCTTCCGTTGTGGAGTGGCACGCTGGATGAGCTGCGACGGATGAAGACGCCGGCAGAAGCGGCCGTCGAAGAGTTCGACGAGCGGCGACGCGACATCACCACGCGACTGAATGCTCTCCAGGGACGACTGCAAGAGAATACCGAGAGCGAAGCCAACCTGTTGGAGAAGCTGGCGGCTCTCGAGAAAGGGGACGCGGTTCCGACCGAAGCCGAGCTTCTGGAAGCCCGAGCGATCCGCGACCGTGGCGTGCGCCTCGCGGTCGATACCCTTGAGGGGCGAGTCCCGAATGCGACGGAAGTCGATGAATACGTCGGCGAGGCCGGAGAGGGAGAGGGGTTATCGACGGCCCTCGGTCCGAGCGTGCTGAGGGCCGACGAGGTGGTCGACCGCCTGCGGCGCGAGGCGGACCACGTCGCTGCAAAGGCCCAACTGGTCAGTCAGCAAGACTCGCTCGGGCGTCAGAAGCAAATTATCACATCGAGCATCGCGGCCGCCGAAGACGAGCAGCGATGCTACGCCGAAGAGTGGAACAGCCGGTGGGCCCAGAGCGGTCTGACTCCTCAATCACCACCCGAGATGCGTTCGTGGCTGCGTCAGCACGCTCAACTGCTGGAAGCGGCTAGCGAGGTCACTTCGCAGTCCGAGACGCTTGACGCGGACGAGCGACGATGCGAGTCGGCAAGAACGTCCTTGTTGAAAGAGCTAGAGTCTGCCGGCATGGAAGCGGTATCCACGGACCTGGATGGACTCGCCGACCACGCCCACGAACACATCGAAAGTTCGCGACGGGAGCGGTCGCGTCGAGAGCAGCTAGCGGCCGACATCGAGCGGGTGAAAGTGGAATCTGACGAAGCCGGCGAGGAACTACGTGAAGCGGAGGAGTCTCTTGGCGCGTGGCGGACGGCTTGGGCTGAGGTGATGGCTCTGCTCCAGTTGCCGGGCGACGCGCTTCCTGAAGAAGCCGAGTCGATGCTCTCGAATCTTGAGCAACTGTTTCGCGAACTCGACGAGGCGGACGGTTTTGAGAAACGGATCTACGGGATCAAAAAAACCGCCGAAGAGTTTGCGCAGGCTGCTGCCGACCTCGCGTCGGTCATCGCTCCCGACCTCGCGGGTCGACCGGTAGAAGAGGTAGTCGCCACGCTAAATACTCGGGTCAGTGAGGCGCGTCGCATCGATCAACAGGTCAAAACGCTGACCGAACAACGGGCAACGCAGGAAGGGCTGGTGCGTAACGCCGAGACGAGCGCCGCGAAGTCTCAGGCGGTATTGGATGGGCTACTCAGCGAAGCGGGGTGCACGAACACACAGGAACTGTCGAAAGCGATCGAGCGTTCGGCTCAAAAGCGGTCGCTGCAACAGCAAGTCGAGGAGTTGAAGACTCAGCTGACTCCCCACTGCGGCGGGCAGACCTTGGAAGAGTTCCAGGCCGACGCGGCGACTGAAGACCCTGACCGCTTGGCTAGCAAGGTCGCGGAGCTTGAAAGCGTCATCGTTGGACTGAGGGAGAAGCGAGAAGAGTCGCTAACAGCGGCCCAGCGCGAAACGAGCGCGTTGGCGAGGTTCGACGGCGGCGACGCAGCCGCCGAGAAAGAAGCCCTGCGACAGTCGCTGCTGGCCAAGGTAGAAGTCGACGTGCGTGAATACGCTGTGACAACCGTGGCCTCGACTCTCTTGCGGCGCGCGATCGAGAGGTACCAAGAGCGCTCGCAAGGACCCGTCTTATCTCTGGCGAGCGATCGCTTCCAAGAATTGACCTGCGGAGCGTTCGCTGGCCTTAAAGCCGACTACGACGAATCCGGCAAGGACATCCTGGTCGGTGTACGAGCGGACGGGAGTGGCGTGTTACGCGTGGAAGGGATGAGCGAAGGCTCGCGCGACCAACTCTATCTCGCGTTGCGGTTGGCGACACTCGAACACTGGTTCGATCATCACGAGCCCGTCCCCTTCATTGTTGACGATGTCTTGTTGAGCTTCGATGATGCTCGGGCGGAAGCGACCTTGGGGGCGCTGATGGAACTATCGACTCGTACGCAAGTGCTCTTCTTCACGCACCACGACCACCTCGTCTCCCTGGCAAAAAAAGTCGGCGATGCCCACAGCAGCGATTCGAGCGTGCATGTCGTGACGGCTTGGAACGGAAATTCTTGAGCAAGCCCTCCTGATCCGAATGAATTGACCTCAACAACGCTACTCAACGGCCTGTTTCCCAGAATCGGCGACGGCTTCTGTCTTGCCTCTCATGGAACTGGAATTTCATCCCGCGGACGTTAGCATAGCGCCCACGGGAGGAAGATTCCATGTCGAGAAAGCGCAGGCACTTTACGGCCCAGCAGAAGGCCGCGGCGGTGCGTCGTCATTTGAG
Proteins encoded:
- a CDS encoding DUF3320 domain-containing protein: MQDGSSASPPGPHNDAEPTVIQSSPQLVIDAADSFNYAAWQNAVPLLRRVTIDNSGGAELSSLVVELKASPAFARDRRWMVDRIGAGETLTLKDVDLEIDPAYLDGLDEAERGVLTLRLLHKGEALHETTHVLRVLARDEWGGMSSMGELLPAFVTPNDPALAALLRSAATLLGQHGHPTALDGYQSGDPNRAYLLAASLWSAVAGRSLVYANPPGSFEQVGQKTRRVGTVLGDGLATCLDTSLLFASALEAVGLNPVLTMTQGHCFVGVWLVDKSFKRLVERDCSEPRKAIAAKELLVFETTMVTHQPPGRFPDAVTMATGAISEEKEHQFVAVIDVSRARMSQVLPLASHAARKEEVSDELESGPPPLPASPGYESVPAVETEERPQTPAGRIERWQRKLLDLSLRNRLLNFRPSKQTVPILCPDVSRLEDRLAVGARLRLVSLADGNPLGQRDAELHQKRTKKDIDWEFARQAFDRDEVVSPVELRDLDVRLTALYRKVRSDLAEGGSNTLYLAVGFLRWKQNPTDEKTYRAPLLLVPVKLTRRSASSPYYLANHEDEVRFNATLLQLLKKDFDCDLTEFESELPTDDSGVDVPLVLDRMRQAVRDIPGFEVVEEAAIAPFSFAKYLMWKDLVDRVGQLEHNRVVRHLIHEPDKAFAADGIGPMPQPHEIDTRYAAAEIVHPLPADSSQLAVVMAASEGHDMVIVGPPGTGKSQTIANLIAQCLSVGKTVLFVAEKTAALDVVHRRLKAHGLGDCCVELHSNKAERRRFLDQLEVSWKHRGNGKASDWVTINERLQVRRDQLNAYAAAVHAAEPNGWTAYRAMGECVRGRQVETPRLDWPASVLHDQAEYARLQATVAELAATFQAVPAEAALSRVQATEWSMAWENGLLESCRQLESASASLAAAITAFSAKLGAPELADISSTQLTHLYRLAQELTRPSLPAADLLLHERLDTLQSALEERRGLVEQSDHANASLEGALLGFCEAIGASPGGQVPEAMKRPLYRLANELVRPELPPPELVFHQQFEVLTQALADRPAQLRIRDQAFEALEARWFNPALIERININDLEAEWAKASGSFWPLSLLKKSGVKKKLKAYMKAEGTSQPDIDLPLLVEYREARDRLTENLATLGLPPHLQAAVEKDAGALDSQLPLAVRLREAIIAAGLTPDGVGKTSRGALEPLTVAARRLYPPGREVETLRVSLIENLAALGLPPELQAEVTRDASALDAQVKAARSIREAAAPLGFSGDLATQALQTMLAAEEQSRCQAAADCCRAAKAFQIAWVAYTKQALSQPVAPESTTVVADAAAQAQLVLARRTALKQWTAWVAIKKRSEQLGLGTFVEALQTGQLTAAAAAAQFQLAYARWWLPAVVDKREPLRAFQKFLQEDAIEDFCSLDDQARRAAAPRARHAVVHGLPPTDQVPRKSELGLLRHQMGLKRPSKSIREVIGGMPDTFGKLAPCLLMSPLSIAQYLPADQALFDVVVFDEASQIATWDAIGAIARGKQTIIVGDPKQLPPTNFFGRTDSDEDSAELEDHEKDLESILDEAQASGLPTLQLNWHYRSRHESLIAFSNWNYYGNQLVTFPAAESEDRGVSLKHVKGALYDRGKSRTNRQEAEAIVADAVERMRRCLGKPEAERLTYGVVTFNSQQQELIQDLFDEAQRQHPELEWFFSDDRIEPTAVKNLENVQGDERDVMMFSITFGFDAAGKFPVDFGAINRDGGERRLNVAVTRARQELVVFSCFLPDQLRAERSGARGVHDLKAFLEYAEKGPEAIVARVEGSLGGFESPLEEAVAAALEERGWRLDAQVGVSGFRIDLGVLHPDKPGAYLAGVECDGATYHRSAVARDRDKTRQQVLENLGWTILRVWSTDWWYDPESAIELIHEALNEQLELTRQAAADEAPADGFETPLSNDGEEPLDSLPKAPGGSEPGDLPADDDVTEFGEVQATETVARPQLVAKQSPRADRPRYVRAALADASTNQDRFFDDDYTETLQGMAQAVLESQGPILDDALAREVARAHGIGRTSARIKQRVLQLLPGVTSTVEPVGTFLWPGGAAQESIPFRYSADDAERRSINEVAMPELVGLVRGRPDLVASDDPALALAREIGLARLARSARERLEEALESCSTDR
- a CDS encoding DNA repair exonuclease → MFKFLHAADIHLDSPLRGLDRYEGAPADQIRGATRRAFENLVKVALREDVAFVVLAGDLYDGDWRDFNTGLFFVKQMARLKEAGIPVYAVSGNHDATSRITRSLPLPENVHWFPTGEATTVRVVGVDVAIHGQSFAEQCTTDDLAKSYPAALSGVFNLGVLHTSMTGRDGHGSYAPCSEACLRDRGYDYWALGHIHQREVLSGATTIAYPGNIQGRHIRENGPKGCLVVHVNDNLAADPVFQPLDVLRWEVARIGLEDAESLSDAFDRVRDALSQLVEQAEGRLVAVRVVLEGATSLSEAIAAAGRQWVADVRALALDIGAERVWLEKVVNETTSPVDRRAAAEEDTPRAEVASLVEELLVSATAGADIGVDLSDLQLKLPSELADALRTADPDWWRDVLGEARSRLLAELKG
- a CDS encoding AAA family ATPase, coding for MHIEQLRLTAFGPFTGGSVSLCPGLNILYGPNEAGKSSALRAIHSLLFGFPPRTADNFLHSYGQLRVGGVLVRGDDQRLECVRRKGNKATLRDGEDDKQLDESVLDRFLGAVDADFFRSVFGIDHERLRAGGEEVIRGEGRVGELLFAAGGVSHLREIQQKLETETSQLFRARAQQPSINSAVARLDQLRAEVREAQVSLEEWGRHDAERTRLLEQAERLRTELADAEAAKERLSRISAAWPTLSSWRAKCEDLQALEEAILLPMDAEKRRTDANEQLSLAHSTLRLAQEQLGRVNDKLAELQTPEAVLGEQERIDQLYRRLGSHEKNAEDRGTLEARRRAARNNARQTVERLGWSVSLEEVEKSRLADHKKVTIRSLAKQHGEIVQRLSSAKKLSAKSTKRLQELQQQLAGASVGSEIKALTQSLAEANAVLEVFAGLEARRDTISRLRREVDEALARLPLWSGTLDELRRMKTPAEAAVEEFDERRRDITTRLNALQGRLQENTESEANLLEKLAALEKGDAVPTEAELLEARAIRDRGVRLAVDTLEGRVPNATEVDEYVGEAGEGEGLSTALGPSVLRADEVVDRLRREADHVAAKAQLVSQQDSLGRQKQIITSSIAAAEDEQRCYAEEWNSRWAQSGLTPQSPPEMRSWLRQHAQLLEAASEVTSQSETLDADERRCESARTSLLKELESAGMEAVSTDLDGLADHAHEHIESSRRERSRREQLAADIERVKVESDEAGEELREAEESLGAWRTAWAEVMALLQLPGDALPEEAESMLSNLEQLFRELDEADGFEKRIYGIKKTAEEFAQAAADLASVIAPDLAGRPVEEVVATLNTRVSEARRIDQQVKTLTEQRATQEGLVRNAETSAAKSQAVLDGLLSEAGCTNTQELSKAIERSAQKRSLQQQVEELKTQLTPHCGGQTLEEFQADAATEDPDRLASKVAELESVIVGLREKREESLTAAQRETSALARFDGGDAAAEKEALRQSLLAKVEVDVREYAVTTVASTLLRRAIERYQERSQGPVLSLASDRFQELTCGAFAGLKADYDESGKDILVGVRADGSGVLRVEGMSEGSRDQLYLALRLATLEHWFDHHEPVPFIVDDVLLSFDDARAEATLGALMELSTRTQVLFFTHHDHLVSLAKKVGDAHSSDSSVHVVTAWNGNS